In Pirellula sp. SH-Sr6A, the DNA window GGACTGGCAGCCAGAATCGTCAAACCCCGAACACGGTAAGCAACCCTCCCCAAGAGTCTTTTCATTGAACGATTACATCGCTGCGTTACTCCAAGGCATCGTGGAGGGACTAACGGAATTTCTTCCGGTGAGCTCGACCGCGCATATCATCCTGACGCAGGAGCTGCTCGGAATCGATCGTACACTGCCGTTTTGGAAGATGTTTGCCGTAGTGATTCAACTGGGGGCGATCCTCTCCGTCATCGCCTTTTTTCGGGCTAGGTTAGCTGCATTTCTGGTTTCGTTCCGAGCTTCTCTGAAATCGGACTGGAAAGCATCGTACCGTCATCCATTGGCGCTTGTGCTGGTGAGCTTTGTCGTCACCGCCATCCCTTGCTTCTTGATCGATGAAATCATCGGTGAAAACCTGGAGAGCCTGTGGGTCATTGCCATTGCGCTGGTAATCGGAGGTATTGCCATGGTCGTTATCGATCGCGTCTATTCCGATCACGCCAAAACCGAGAGATTGGAAGAAATGAGTCTCCGGCAAGCGATTGCGATCGGCTTTTTTCAGATTCTGGCTGCCGCGTTTCCTGGAACGAGTCGCTCCATGGCGACGATTGCCGGGGGGCAAATCTTCGGGTTGAGTAGATCAGCGGCCCTGGAGTTCAGTTTCTTTCTTGCCATCCCTGTGATGTTCGCCGCTTCCGGGTTCAAGCTCGTGAAACATTTGGCAACCGAACCGATGCCTTCTGGAGGAGAGTGGACGAGCTTGGCGATTGGATTCGTTACCAGTTTTGTCGTCGCCTATGGCGTGATCGCATGGTTCATCCAATGGGTCCGCTCTCGCGGGTTCGTTCCGTTTGCCGTGTATCGGGTGATCGCCGGGACAGGGCTTTTGCTCTGGCTTTGGTTGCGATAGCCACGACTTTGATTTCATTGACAACCCATAGGGGCACCGATAGCATCACCCCGGATGTCATTGAACGTTGTTATTCCATCCGGTTGGACCCCTGAGGCCGATTCCATGCTGTCAACTCGGCGACTCTCGACAGACTGGATGTACCCCTGTCTCAACGCTTTGTCCACCCTTTTCTCGCTCTGCATTGCGATGGTGATGGGATGGGGCCTGCCAGGCTGCGATTCGAAAGAACCTCAGTCTTTTTCCACGAACGCTAGTCCGGAGTCGTCCTCGTCTCAGATCGCTTCTAACGAGTTTCCCTACACGTTTACCGACCGTCTGAATCGAAAGGTCACGATCCGAAATCGTCCTGAACGAATAATCTCCCTTAATCCGTCCACGACCGAACTCCTCTTCGCCATCGGCGCTGAGAGCAAGCTTGTGGGACGAACCGAATATTGCAATTTCCCCGAGGGGGCATCAAAGATTCCCATCGTCGGGAAAGGGACCATTGAAGGGATCAGTCGAGAAGCCATACTAGCGGCGCGCCCGGA includes these proteins:
- a CDS encoding undecaprenyl-diphosphate phosphatase encodes the protein MNDYIAALLQGIVEGLTEFLPVSSTAHIILTQELLGIDRTLPFWKMFAVVIQLGAILSVIAFFRARLAAFLVSFRASLKSDWKASYRHPLALVLVSFVVTAIPCFLIDEIIGENLESLWVIAIALVIGGIAMVVIDRVYSDHAKTERLEEMSLRQAIAIGFFQILAAAFPGTSRSMATIAGGQIFGLSRSAALEFSFFLAIPVMFAASGFKLVKHLATEPMPSGGEWTSLAIGFVTSFVVAYGVIAWFIQWVRSRGFVPFAVYRVIAGTGLLLWLWLR